A genome region from Mastacembelus armatus chromosome 8, fMasArm1.2, whole genome shotgun sequence includes the following:
- the atp6v0ca gene encoding ATPase H+ transporting V0 subunit ca, with product MSSEESPEYSPFFAVMGASAAMVFSALGAAYGTAKSGTGIAAMSVMRPELIMKSIIPVVMAGIIAIYGLVVAVLIANNISERVTLYKSFLHLGAGLSVGLSGLAAGFAIGIVGDAGVRGTAQQPRLFVGMILILIFAEVLGLYGLIVALILSTK from the exons ATGTCTTCTGAGGAGAGCCCCGAGTACTCACCCTTCTTCGCTGTGATGGGAGCCTCTGCGGCCATGGTCTTCAGCG CATTAGGAGCAGCATATGGGACAGCGAAGAGCGGCACAGGCATCGCTGCCATGTCTGTGATGCGGCCAGAGCTCATCATGAAGTCCATCATCCCTGTAGTCATGGCAGGTATCATCGCCATCTACGGGCTGGTGGTGGCCGTGCTGATAGCAAACAACATCTCTGAGAGAGTCACTCTTTACAA GAGTTTTCTGCATCTCGGTGCTGGTCTGAGCGTGGGCCTCAGCGGTCTGGCAGCTGGGTTCGCCATTGGCATCGTGGGCGATGCTGGCGTGCGAGGCACCGCCCAGCAGCCCCGGCTTTTCGTAGGCATGATCCTCATTCTGATCTTCGCTGAGGTGCTGGGGCTTTACGGCCTTATCGTGGCCCTCATCCTATCTACAAAATAA
- the ypel3 gene encoding protein yippee-like 3 codes for MVKLTKAKTFQAYLDSCHRRYSCVHCRAHLANHDDLISKSFQGSQGRAYLFNSVVNVGCGPAEERLLLTGLHAVADIYCENCHTTLGWKYEQAFELSQKYKEGKYIIELSHMIKDNGWD; via the exons ATGGTGAAGCTGACAAAGGCCAAGACCTTCCAGGCTTACCTGGACTCCTGCCACCGCCGCTACAGCTGTGTTCACTGCCGCGCTCATCTGGCCAACCATGATGATCTTATATCTAAG TCTTTCCAAGGGAGTCAGGGCCGAGCCTACCTCTTCAACTCTGT GGTGAACGTTGGCTGTGGACCTGCAGAGGAGAGGCTGTTGCTCACAGGACTTCACGCTGTGGCCGACATCTACTGTGAAAACTGTCACACCACACTGGGCTGGAAATAC GAACAGGCCTTTGAATTGAGTCAGAAGTACAAGGAGGGGAAGTACATCATCGAGCTGTCCCACATGATAAAGGACAATGGCTGGGACTGA
- the gdpd3a gene encoding lysophospholipase D GDPD3a yields the protein MSSFLYFALPVVGGYALTSVYLLKNPHILHKKKRTAFHCTHISHRGGSGEKIESTMEAFTNAVEKGTEMLELDCHLTRDGHVVVSHDDNLLRQTGCDVTISSLNLQDLPLYKESLEVTFYVGHYSSSADRKFALLEEVFKKFPEIPVSIEIKENNNELIEKVSDLVKRYNREKITVWASVDSSIMKECRRMNSSMPYSFTVGRGLQLLLLFYSGLLPFVPLGESLLQFYLVRLINRTFIPESPIMRNRLVIYLLEKMTMRKSLFKHLTARGIQVHLFVCNEEEDVKAAFELGATGVMSDYPALLSSYLSRNRSQE from the exons ATGAGCAGCTTTTTATATTTCGCCCTCCCTGTGGTGGGAGGATATGCTCTCACCTCTGTGTACCTGCTGAAGAACCCACACATTCTCCACAAGAAGAAACGCACAGCctttcactgcacacacatctCACACAGAGGAG GAAGTGGAGAGAAGATAGAAAGCACCATGGAGGCGTTCACCAA TGCGGTGGAGAAGGGCACAGAGATGCTGGAGCTGGACTGTCACTTGACGCGTGATGGACATGTGGTGGTGTCACATGATGACAATCTGCTGCGGCAGACCGGTTGTGACGTCACCATCTCCTCACTCAACCTACAG GATTTACCTTTGTATAAGGAGAGCCTGGAGGTGACATTCTATGTAG GTCActacagcagcagtgcagacagGAAGTTTGCTCTGCTGGAGGAGGTGTTCAAGAAGTTTCCTGAAATACCCGTCAGCATTGAGATCAAAGAGAACAACAACGAGCTCATAGAAAAG GTGTCTGACCTGGTGAAACGCTACAACAGAGAGAAGATCACTGTCTGGGCCTCTGTAGACTCCAGCATAATGAAGGAATGCCGCAGAATG AACAGCTCGATGCCGTACAGTTTTACTGTGGGCCGGGGTTTGCAGCTTCTGCTTCTCTTCTACAGCGGCCTGCTCCCTTTTGTGCCGCTGGGAGAGAGTTTACTACAGTTCTACCTGGTGCGCCTCATCAACAG GACATTCATTCCTGAGAGTCCCATCATGAGGAACAGGCTGGTCATTTATTTGTTAGAAAA AATGACTATGAGGAAGAGTCTCTTTAAACACCTTACAGCCCGTGGAATACAG gtgcatttgtttgtttgcaatgAAGAAGAGGACGTGAAGGCAGCATTTGAGCTAGGAGCCACAGGGGTGATGAGTGACTATCCAGCTCTTTTGTCGAGTTAcctcagcagaaacagaagtCAGGAGTGA
- the mapk3 gene encoding mitogen-activated protein kinase 3 yields the protein MADSSSTAAVGAAGSNSSAAAGAAGTVAHDGAPGAAGPKPGSEYVKGQIFDVGPRYTDLSYIGEGAYGMVCSAMDNLTKQRVAIKKISPFEHQTYCQRTLREIKILLRFHHENIIGINDILRARHIDNMRDVYIVQTLMETDLYKLLKSQRLSNDHVCYFLYQILRGLKYIHSANVLHRDLKPSNLLINTTCDLKICDFGLARIADPEHDHTGFLTEYVATRWYRAPEIMLNSKGYSKSIDIWSVGCILAEMLSNKPIFPGKHYLDQLNHILGVLGSPSQEDLNCIINMKARNYLQSLPEKPKIPWEKLFYKADSKALDLLGRMLTFNPLKRISVEEALAHPYLEQYYDPTDEPVAEEPFTFSMELDDLPKEKLKELIFEETARFQENYQGS from the exons ATGGCGGATTCGAGCAGCACTGCAGCGGTCGGGGCCGCAGGCTCCAACAGCTCGGCGGCTGCTGGGGCGGCTGGCACTGTTGCGCATGATGGAGCGCCCGGAGCTGCGGGACCCAAGCCTGGGTCCGAGTACGTTAAGGGCCAGATTTTTGATGTGGGCCCCCGCTACACGGACCTGTCTTACATCGGGGAGGGGGCGTACGGAATGGTTTG CTCTGCCATGGACAACTTAACGAAACAGCGAGTAGCCATCAAGAAAATCAGCCCGTTTGAGCACCAGACATACTGCCAGCGCACACTGAGGGAGATCAAGATCCTGCTGCGTTTCCACCATGAGAATATCATCGGCATCAACGACATTCTCAGGGCACGGCACATTGACAACATGAGAGATGT CTACATCGTGCAGACTCTGATGGAGACAGACCTGTACAAGCTGCTGAAGAGCCAGAGGCTGAGCAACGACCACGTCTGCTACTTCCTCTACCAGATCCTCCGAGGCCTCAAGTACATTCACTCAGCCAACGTGTTGCACCGTGACCTCAAGCCCTCCAATCTGCTCATCAACACTACCTGTGACCTCAAG ATCTGTGACTTTGGCCTGGCAAGAATAGCTGACCCCGAGCACGACCACACAGGGTTCTTGACTGAGTATGTGGCTACACGTTGGTACAGGGCTCCAGAAATCATGCTCAACTCAAAG GGTTACTCTAAGTCCATTGACATCTGGTCAGTGGGCTGCATCCTGGCTGAGATGTTGTCCAACAAGCCCATCTTCCCTGGGAAGCACTACTTGGACCAGCTCAATCACATACTGG GTGTCCTTGGCTCTCCATCTCAAGAAGATCTGAACTGCATCATCAACATGAAGGCAAGGAACTACCTCCAGTCCCTGCCTGAAAAACCCAAGATCCCCTGGGAAAAGCTCTTCTACAAGGCAGATTCAAAAG CTCTGGACCTGCTGGGACGCATGTTGACCTTTAACCCCCTGAAGAGAATCAGCGTGGAGGAGGCCCTGGCTCATCCATACCTGGAGCAGTACTACGATCCTACAGATGAG ccAGTAGCAGAGGAGCCCTTCACTTTTTCCATGGAGCTGGATGACCTTCCCaaagagaaactgaaggaaCTGATCTTCGAGGAAACTGCTCGTTTCCAGGAAAACTACCAGGGCTCCTGA
- the nudt9 gene encoding ADP-ribose pyrophosphatase, mitochondrial isoform X1 has translation MVYFRLGRNWIDRIHLALTLVGLPYSICGSGVRPAICSSSHPFRTSQTVRPITSSCCNLCIPSVWTMHSSAAPHAKSRCPQYPGSDIKRFPVPDDKVDWSQNWPEYDPVSYTAPSVLKMPAWADPDTDSFSPQFNTVDGAVDRTSFEGSYKVEKGKPLNPRGRTGLTGQGLLGRWGPNHAADPIVTRWKVDAKGAKIHHSDSKQPVLQFVSIKRKDCGEWAIPGGMVDPGEQVSLTLQREFSEEALNSLSATPSERAELYERITQLFKSPGFLVYKGYVDDPRNTDNAWMETVAVNFHDESGNSVSELPLQAGDDAGQVQWVDVDSAFPLYASHSHFLELVSKERKAHW, from the exons ATGGTGTATTTCCGTCTTGGGCGTAACTGGATCGACCGGATTCATCTAGCACTCACTCTCGTTGGACTCCCCTATTCCATCTGCGGATCCGGAGTAAG GCCTGCCATCTGTTCATCTTCTCATCCTTTCAGAACCAGCCAAACTGTCAGGCCCATCACTTCCAGTTGCTGTAACCTTTGCATTCCCAGTGTCTGGACAATGCACTCCTCAGCAGCACCTCATGCAAAGTCCAGATGTCCCCAGTATCCAGGATCTGATATTAAGCGTTTCCCTGTGCCTGATGACAAAGTGGACTGGAGTCAGAACTGGCCAGAATATGATCCAGTCAGCTACACTGCCCCTTCAGTACTGAAGATGCCAGCATGGGCAGATCCTGATACTGA CTCTTTCTCTCCACAGTTCAACACTGTGGATGGTGCTGTGGACAGGACAAGCTTTGAGGGCAGCTACAAAGTGGAAAAGGGCAAGCCACT AAATCCTCGAGGACGCACAGGGTTAACTGGGCAAGGGTTGCTTGGACGATGGGGACCCAATCATGCAGCAGATCCCATTGTCACCAG ATGGAAAGTAGATGCCAAAGGAGCGAAGATTCATCACTCAGACTCTAAACAGCCTGTCCTGCAGTTTGTGTCCATCAAGAGGAAAGACTGTGGGGAGTGGGCCATTCCTGGG GGCATGGTAGATCCAGGGGAGCAAGTTTCTCTCACATTGCAGCGGGAGTTCTCTGAAGAAGCGTTAAACTCACTTTCAGCCACACCTTCAGAGAGAGCAGAACTCTATGAACGCATCACTCAACTTTTCAAATCACCAGGGTTTCTG GTCTACAAAGGCTATGTGGATGATCCTCGAAACACTGACAACGCTTGGATGGAGACAGTTGCTGTCAACTTCCATGATGAGTCAG GCAACAGTGTAAGTGAGCTGCCACTGCAAGCTGGTGATGACGCAGGACAAGTCCAGTGGGTTGATGTGGACTCTGCCTTTCCCCTCTATGCAAGTCACTCCCATTTCCTGGAGCTGGTATCCAAAGAGAGGAAAGCTCACTGGTAA
- the nudt9 gene encoding ADP-ribose pyrophosphatase, mitochondrial isoform X2 produces the protein MVYFRLGRNWIDRIHLALTLVGLPYSICGSGVRTSQTVRPITSSCCNLCIPSVWTMHSSAAPHAKSRCPQYPGSDIKRFPVPDDKVDWSQNWPEYDPVSYTAPSVLKMPAWADPDTDSFSPQFNTVDGAVDRTSFEGSYKVEKGKPLNPRGRTGLTGQGLLGRWGPNHAADPIVTRWKVDAKGAKIHHSDSKQPVLQFVSIKRKDCGEWAIPGGMVDPGEQVSLTLQREFSEEALNSLSATPSERAELYERITQLFKSPGFLVYKGYVDDPRNTDNAWMETVAVNFHDESGNSVSELPLQAGDDAGQVQWVDVDSAFPLYASHSHFLELVSKERKAHW, from the exons ATGGTGTATTTCCGTCTTGGGCGTAACTGGATCGACCGGATTCATCTAGCACTCACTCTCGTTGGACTCCCCTATTCCATCTGCGGATCCGGAGTAAG AACCAGCCAAACTGTCAGGCCCATCACTTCCAGTTGCTGTAACCTTTGCATTCCCAGTGTCTGGACAATGCACTCCTCAGCAGCACCTCATGCAAAGTCCAGATGTCCCCAGTATCCAGGATCTGATATTAAGCGTTTCCCTGTGCCTGATGACAAAGTGGACTGGAGTCAGAACTGGCCAGAATATGATCCAGTCAGCTACACTGCCCCTTCAGTACTGAAGATGCCAGCATGGGCAGATCCTGATACTGA CTCTTTCTCTCCACAGTTCAACACTGTGGATGGTGCTGTGGACAGGACAAGCTTTGAGGGCAGCTACAAAGTGGAAAAGGGCAAGCCACT AAATCCTCGAGGACGCACAGGGTTAACTGGGCAAGGGTTGCTTGGACGATGGGGACCCAATCATGCAGCAGATCCCATTGTCACCAG ATGGAAAGTAGATGCCAAAGGAGCGAAGATTCATCACTCAGACTCTAAACAGCCTGTCCTGCAGTTTGTGTCCATCAAGAGGAAAGACTGTGGGGAGTGGGCCATTCCTGGG GGCATGGTAGATCCAGGGGAGCAAGTTTCTCTCACATTGCAGCGGGAGTTCTCTGAAGAAGCGTTAAACTCACTTTCAGCCACACCTTCAGAGAGAGCAGAACTCTATGAACGCATCACTCAACTTTTCAAATCACCAGGGTTTCTG GTCTACAAAGGCTATGTGGATGATCCTCGAAACACTGACAACGCTTGGATGGAGACAGTTGCTGTCAACTTCCATGATGAGTCAG GCAACAGTGTAAGTGAGCTGCCACTGCAAGCTGGTGATGACGCAGGACAAGTCCAGTGGGTTGATGTGGACTCTGCCTTTCCCCTCTATGCAAGTCACTCCCATTTCCTGGAGCTGGTATCCAAAGAGAGGAAAGCTCACTGGTAA
- the nudt9 gene encoding ADP-ribose pyrophosphatase, mitochondrial isoform X3 — translation MHSSAAPHAKSRCPQYPGSDIKRFPVPDDKVDWSQNWPEYDPVSYTAPSVLKMPAWADPDTDSFSPQFNTVDGAVDRTSFEGSYKVEKGKPLNPRGRTGLTGQGLLGRWGPNHAADPIVTRWKVDAKGAKIHHSDSKQPVLQFVSIKRKDCGEWAIPGGMVDPGEQVSLTLQREFSEEALNSLSATPSERAELYERITQLFKSPGFLVYKGYVDDPRNTDNAWMETVAVNFHDESGNSVSELPLQAGDDAGQVQWVDVDSAFPLYASHSHFLELVSKERKAHW, via the exons ATGCACTCCTCAGCAGCACCTCATGCAAAGTCCAGATGTCCCCAGTATCCAGGATCTGATATTAAGCGTTTCCCTGTGCCTGATGACAAAGTGGACTGGAGTCAGAACTGGCCAGAATATGATCCAGTCAGCTACACTGCCCCTTCAGTACTGAAGATGCCAGCATGGGCAGATCCTGATACTGA CTCTTTCTCTCCACAGTTCAACACTGTGGATGGTGCTGTGGACAGGACAAGCTTTGAGGGCAGCTACAAAGTGGAAAAGGGCAAGCCACT AAATCCTCGAGGACGCACAGGGTTAACTGGGCAAGGGTTGCTTGGACGATGGGGACCCAATCATGCAGCAGATCCCATTGTCACCAG ATGGAAAGTAGATGCCAAAGGAGCGAAGATTCATCACTCAGACTCTAAACAGCCTGTCCTGCAGTTTGTGTCCATCAAGAGGAAAGACTGTGGGGAGTGGGCCATTCCTGGG GGCATGGTAGATCCAGGGGAGCAAGTTTCTCTCACATTGCAGCGGGAGTTCTCTGAAGAAGCGTTAAACTCACTTTCAGCCACACCTTCAGAGAGAGCAGAACTCTATGAACGCATCACTCAACTTTTCAAATCACCAGGGTTTCTG GTCTACAAAGGCTATGTGGATGATCCTCGAAACACTGACAACGCTTGGATGGAGACAGTTGCTGTCAACTTCCATGATGAGTCAG GCAACAGTGTAAGTGAGCTGCCACTGCAAGCTGGTGATGACGCAGGACAAGTCCAGTGGGTTGATGTGGACTCTGCCTTTCCCCTCTATGCAAGTCACTCCCATTTCCTGGAGCTGGTATCCAAAGAGAGGAAAGCTCACTGGTAA
- the LOC113141254 gene encoding uncharacterized protein LOC113141254: MSGKIKSRSAANADSISGGVSCDERILRDCHQLYTDPDSGLITVAESVDVKLLPPRKKITVMLMGNHSAGKSSFINWYVEEHIQRTGVAIETQGFSFITSGRKRESLTGNATLHLYPHFKPLQVFKGVSEYLSTEICTSRQKRFSLVTFVDSPGLVDGDMKYPFDVDEVILWLGDLCDLILVFFDPMGQALCKRTLNIVESLNEKHGDRLRFYLSKADEAGGESDRQRVMMQIVQELCKRPGLNKCGFDMPTIYIPNPNKPSRCVNQIEEVCRSIEKTINQTVQNTLNSLEKDCELISEAITDKLSNDRQISVENRRARCKSCFLTLLGFSVPMALLALMVLGTLSKELLEMALGPEGIDALSLYVIPLVRILDSLSMEQQLYGCGGLVLLSFLLLLIARVSFRTQPTLSGKQKRQLQEKLEYVQEVVKTKKKKLYEEYLRQSVSDQDMGV; encoded by the exons ATGTCTGGGAAAATCAAGAGCCGAAGTGCCGCAAATGCAGACTCGATATCAGGCGGGGTGTCCTGCGATGAGCGCATCTTGCGGGATTGTCACCAACTGTACACGGATCCTGACAGCG GGCTGATTACAGTGGCTGAGTCTGTTGATGTGAAGTTGCTGCCTCCCAGGAAGAAGATCACTGTGATGCTGATGGGCAACCACTCTGCTGGCAAAAGCTCCTTCATCAACTG GTATGTGGAAGAGCATATCCAGCGCACTGGAGTGGCTATTGAGACCCAAGGCTTCAGCTTTATTACCAGTGGACGTAAGAGAGAATCTCTTACA GGAAATGCCACCCTTCATCTATATCCACACTTCAAGCCTCTTCAAGTGTTCAAAG GAGTTTCAGAGTACTTGAGCACAGAGATCTGCACATCCCGACAGAAACGGTTCAGCCTGGTGACATTTGTTGATTCTCCAGGATTGGTGGATGGTGATATGAAGTATCCCTTTGATGTGGACGAGGTTATCCTATGGCTGG GTGATCTCTGTGACCTGATTCTGGTCTTCTTTGACCCCATGGGTCAGGCTCTTTGCAAGCGAACCCTCAACATTGTGGAGAGTCTAAATGAGAAACATGGGGACCGGCTGCGATTTTACCTGAGCAAGGCTGATGAGGCTGGAGGggagtcagacagacag AGAGTAATGATGCAGATTGTCCAGGAGCTCTGCAAACGACCAGGACTTAACAAATGTGGCTTTGACATGCCTACCATCTACATTCCTAATCCCAATAAG CCAAGTCGCTGTGTCAACCAAATTGAGGAGGTGTGTCGCAGCATTGAGAAGACTATTAACCAGACAGTCCAGAATACACTCAACTCTCTGGAGAAGGACTGTGAACTCATCAGTGAGGCCATCACTGATAAGCTCAGCAACGACAG GCAGATCAGTGTAGAGAACCGACGAGCGCGCTGCAAGAGCTGCTTCCTGACACTGCTGGGCTTCAGTGTCCCGATGGCACTATTGGCCCTAATGGTGCTGGGCACGCTGTCCAAGGAGCTGCTGGAGATGGCTCTGGGCCCCGAGGGCATAGATGCCCTCTCACTCTATGTG ATTCCCTTAGTGAGAATACTTGACTCCCTCTCCATGGAGCAGCAGCTTTATGGCTGTGGTGGACTGGTCCTTCTGTctttcctgctgctcctcattGCACGTGTCTCCTTCAG GACTCAACCAACTCTGTCAGGCAAACAGAAAAGGCAGctgcaggagaagctggagTATGTTCAGGAGGTGGTTAAGACAAAAAAG AAAAAACTGTATGAAGAATATCTTCGCCAGAGTGTCAGCGATCAAGACATGGGCGTATAA